A window of Chloracidobacterium sp. N contains these coding sequences:
- the kdsA gene encoding 3-deoxy-8-phosphooctulonate synthase, whose protein sequence is MSTPLFSRAQQAQGFFLIAGPCVIESEAHALRMAEAISRIARQMGIPYVFKASYDKANRTSHTSFRGPGMEEGLRILQRVKETHGVPILTDIHETHHAATVAEVADVLQIPAFLCRQTDLLLAAAATKRTVNVKKGQFLAPWDMRPVVEKLRAANAADIWLTERGASFGYNNLVVDMRSFPILRELGCPVIFDVTHSLQRPGGRGTASDGDAIFIPPLARAGVACGVDGLFMEVHDDPARALSDGPNALPLDQLAGLLRQLVAIDRVCRQA, encoded by the coding sequence ATGTCCACACCGCTTTTTTCACGCGCCCAACAAGCCCAGGGTTTTTTCCTCATTGCCGGCCCCTGTGTCATTGAAAGCGAAGCCCATGCCCTGCGCATGGCCGAAGCCATTTCCCGGATTGCCCGGCAGATGGGCATTCCCTACGTATTCAAGGCGTCATACGACAAAGCCAACCGTACCTCCCACACCTCTTTCCGTGGACCCGGTATGGAAGAAGGCTTGCGGATTCTGCAACGGGTCAAGGAAACCCACGGCGTGCCCATCCTGACGGACATCCACGAAACGCACCACGCGGCAACCGTCGCGGAAGTCGCTGACGTGCTTCAGATTCCGGCCTTTCTGTGCCGCCAGACCGATCTGCTCCTGGCGGCGGCGGCAACCAAACGCACGGTCAACGTCAAGAAAGGGCAGTTTCTGGCCCCGTGGGACATGCGCCCGGTCGTCGAAAAACTCCGCGCAGCCAATGCCGCGGACATCTGGCTGACCGAGCGCGGAGCTTCGTTCGGCTACAACAACCTGGTGGTGGATATGCGCAGCTTCCCAATCCTGCGCGAGTTGGGCTGCCCGGTCATCTTCGATGTCACCCACAGCCTGCAACGCCCCGGCGGACGTGGCACAGCCTCGGACGGTGACGCCATCTTCATCCCGCCTCTGGCCCGCGCCGGTGTGGCCTGCGGCGTGGATGGACTTTTCATGGAAGTCCACGACGATCCTGCCCGCGCCCTGAGTGACGGGCCAAATGCCCTTCCCCTCGACCAACTCGCCGGACTGCTCCGGCAATTGGTCGCTATTGACCGGGTGTGTCGTCAAGCCTGA
- the ribH gene encoding 6,7-dimethyl-8-ribityllumazine synthase has protein sequence MVHHTGLNARQVTAKPDDGRSFFDRSQGLKTVREIQGKLVADGLRVAFVVSRWNDFVVNRLLSGALDTFERLGGRLDDCAVVRVPGSFEIPLTVKKLALTSAWEAIVCLGALVRGETPHFDYIAAEVTKGIAAVSLETGVPVTYGVITAENLEQAIDRAGMKAGNKGVEAVLAAIELANLYRAIEARQATGRS, from the coding sequence ATGGTACACCACACCGGCCTGAATGCCCGTCAAGTGACGGCCAAGCCGGATGACGGGCGCAGCTTTTTCGACCGGAGTCAGGGACTGAAGACCGTGCGCGAAATTCAGGGAAAACTTGTTGCTGACGGGTTACGGGTGGCGTTTGTCGTCAGTCGCTGGAATGATTTTGTCGTCAACCGGCTGCTCTCCGGTGCGCTGGATACTTTTGAGCGGCTCGGCGGGCGGCTTGACGACTGTGCCGTGGTGCGCGTCCCAGGCTCATTTGAAATCCCCCTGACCGTCAAAAAACTGGCCCTGACCTCTGCCTGGGAAGCCATCGTCTGCCTTGGGGCCTTGGTGCGCGGCGAGACGCCGCACTTTGACTACATCGCCGCCGAGGTGACGAAAGGCATTGCGGCCGTGTCGCTGGAAACCGGCGTCCCGGTGACCTATGGCGTCATCACGGCTGAAAACCTCGAACAGGCGATTGACCGGGCCGGCATGAAAGCCGGCAACAAAGGGGTCGAAGCCGTGCTGGCCGCCATTGAACTCGCCAATCTCTACCGGGCCATTGAAGCCCGCCAGGCAACCGGGCGTTCGTGA
- the nusB gene encoding transcription antitermination factor NusB, with the protein MGSRRRARECALQMLFQYDLSQPSLDDLFESYWNELTELKEEHQEKVPAFANRIVTGVITCLSDIDLIISRHAERWRISRMAAVDRNILRLAVYEFLHEPDTPRAVVINEALEIARRFSTPEATQFINGILDAIKRELDETGAPPLRPASLPPAPR; encoded by the coding sequence ATGGGTTCCCGTCGCCGTGCGCGCGAGTGCGCGCTGCAAATGCTTTTCCAGTACGACTTAAGCCAGCCCTCCCTGGATGACCTCTTCGAGAGCTACTGGAACGAGTTGACCGAACTCAAAGAGGAACATCAGGAAAAAGTCCCGGCTTTTGCCAACCGCATTGTGACCGGGGTCATCACCTGCCTGTCCGACATTGACCTCATCATCAGCCGCCACGCGGAACGCTGGCGCATTTCGCGCATGGCCGCCGTGGACCGCAACATCCTGCGCCTGGCGGTTTACGAGTTCCTCCACGAACCCGACACGCCACGGGCTGTCGTCATCAATGAGGCGCTCGAAATTGCGCGCCGTTTCAGCACGCCGGAAGCCACCCAGTTCATCAACGGCATTCTGGATGCCATCAAGCGCGAACTCGACGAAACCGGTGCGCCGCCTCTCCGGCCGGCATCGCTCCCGCCGGCTCCACGTTGA